In the Staphylococcus condimenti genome, one interval contains:
- a CDS encoding 6-phosphogluconolactonase has protein sequence MAMNFKVFPSADTTARYAADIIRKQFNNNPTTIMGVHLADDNAPVLEDLKQNVLRHPVDFSQVNIFDYDENKSYYETLGVPATQIYELSYNDNPVEKIEENIKSKENKAKFTMQVLSINSKGELDVSVKTGLMPAREIILVITGAEKADLVKKLYEENGNSSYVPSDLKAHRMVNVLLDEAAAKGLPEDVRQYFTERFA, from the coding sequence ATGGCAATGAACTTTAAAGTTTTTCCATCAGCAGATACAACTGCACGTTATGCTGCAGATATAATTAGAAAGCAATTTAATAACAATCCTACAACAATTATGGGTGTACATTTAGCAGATGATAATGCACCTGTACTTGAAGACTTGAAACAAAATGTTTTAAGACATCCAGTAGATTTCAGCCAAGTTAACATATTTGATTATGACGAGAACAAGTCATATTATGAAACTCTAGGCGTGCCTGCAACTCAAATTTATGAATTATCATATAATGATAATCCAGTTGAAAAAATTGAAGAAAATATCAAATCTAAAGAAAATAAAGCAAAATTCACAATGCAAGTTTTATCAATTAACAGCAAAGGTGAATTAGATGTGTCTGTTAAAACTGGTTTAATGCCAGCAAGAGAAATTATTCTTGTAATTACAGGTGCTGAAAAAGCTGACCTTGTTAAAAAATTATATGAGGAAAACGGTAATTCAAGTTATGTACCATCAGACTTAAAAGCACATCGCATGGTAAATGTTCTATTAGATGAAGCTGCAGCAAAAGGTCTGCCTGAAGATGTACGTCAGTATTTTACTGAACGCTTCGCTTAA
- the fumC gene encoding class II fumarate hydratase yields the protein MSVRIEHDTFGEIEVPGDKFWGAQTERSKRNFPVGKERMPIEVVYGFAQLKRAAALANYDLGKLSEAKKEAIIFACDRVIKGELDEHFPLVVWQTGSGTQSNMNVNEVVSYVANDYLKKHGSEETVHPNDDVNKSQSSNDTFPTAMHVALYHEIESNLEPALKQLRDTFEKKEKDFHDIIKIGRTHLQDATPIRLGQEISGWRYMLDKCDELLKESKAHLLNLAIGGTAVGTGINAHPEFGDRVAEKIKENTGYPFVSSENKFHALTAHDEVVQLHGTLKALAADLMKIANDVRWLASGPRAGLAEISIPENEPGSSIMPGKVNPTQCEMLTMVAVQVMGNDTVVGIAASQGNFELNVFKPVIMNDTLQSIYLLADGMRTFDENCAQGIEPIEENIDQYLNRSLMLVTALNPHIGYEKAASIAKNAHKKGITLKQSAIDSGYLTEEQFDEWIKPENMVEPNA from the coding sequence ATGTCAGTAAGAATTGAACATGATACTTTCGGAGAAATCGAAGTACCCGGCGATAAATTTTGGGGTGCTCAAACAGAACGAAGCAAACGTAATTTCCCAGTTGGAAAAGAACGTATGCCGATTGAAGTGGTTTATGGTTTTGCACAATTAAAACGCGCAGCTGCTTTAGCAAACTATGATTTAGGCAAATTAAGCGAAGCTAAAAAAGAAGCAATTATATTTGCATGCGATCGTGTAATCAAAGGGGAATTAGATGAACACTTCCCATTAGTTGTATGGCAAACAGGAAGCGGTACACAAAGTAATATGAATGTAAACGAAGTAGTCAGCTATGTAGCTAATGACTATTTGAAAAAGCACGGCAGTGAAGAAACAGTTCATCCAAATGATGATGTGAATAAATCTCAAAGTTCAAATGATACTTTCCCAACTGCTATGCATGTTGCTTTATATCATGAAATTGAATCAAATCTTGAACCAGCATTAAAACAATTACGTGATACTTTTGAGAAAAAAGAAAAAGATTTCCATGACATCATTAAAATCGGTCGTACACATTTACAAGATGCGACACCGATTCGTCTTGGTCAAGAAATCAGCGGATGGCGTTATATGCTAGACAAATGTGATGAATTATTAAAAGAGTCTAAAGCACATTTATTAAACTTAGCAATTGGCGGTACTGCAGTAGGTACAGGTATCAATGCGCATCCCGAATTTGGTGATCGTGTTGCTGAAAAAATTAAAGAAAATACAGGTTATCCTTTTGTATCATCAGAAAATAAATTCCATGCATTAACAGCACATGACGAAGTCGTACAATTACACGGCACATTAAAAGCCTTAGCTGCTGACTTAATGAAGATTGCAAATGATGTACGCTGGTTAGCTTCTGGTCCGCGTGCTGGACTTGCTGAAATCAGTATTCCAGAAAATGAACCAGGATCATCTATCATGCCAGGTAAAGTAAACCCTACACAATGTGAAATGTTAACAATGGTAGCAGTTCAAGTTATGGGTAATGACACTGTTGTAGGTATTGCAGCATCTCAAGGTAATTTTGAATTGAATGTATTCAAACCTGTTATTATGAATGACACATTACAATCAATTTATCTTTTAGCAGATGGTATGAGAACATTTGACGAAAACTGCGCCCAAGGAATCGAACCGATTGAAGAAAATATTGATCAATATTTGAATCGTTCACTAATGCTTGTTACAGCGTTAAATCCACATATTGGTTATGAAAAAGCAGCTTCAATTGCTAAAAATGCACACAAAAAAGGTATCACTTTAAAACAATCTGCAATTGATTCAGGTTACTTAACTGAAGAACAATTTGATGAATGGATTAAACCTGAAAATATGGTTGAACCTAACGCTTAA
- a CDS encoding RluA family pseudouridine synthase, producing the protein MKFKVPEQYNNYSLREIFQDVKLPKKELHQLNMSKDIKINNDEAKLTDKVQTGDTAYIPTPDEKSNYLPSYRYAEVFYEDDDIAIIKKPKGVKTHPNDLKESNTLMNHVIYTIDSDYAEPIHRLDQETVGLLIVAKNPLMKKLLDRMLEDNQISRIYKARVKSQLPLKPQTIDKPIGKDKFHSNRRRVSPTGQHAITHILNSRMIKENECELDIKLDTGRTHQIRVHLAAIGHPVLGDPLYGDSKLRQLQLHSHQIEFTHPLTKEKISVSLDDEK; encoded by the coding sequence ATGAAATTTAAAGTACCTGAACAATATAATAACTATTCTTTACGAGAAATTTTCCAAGACGTTAAGTTGCCCAAAAAAGAATTACACCAACTTAATATGTCAAAAGATATCAAAATCAATAATGATGAAGCAAAATTAACGGATAAAGTGCAAACAGGTGATACTGCATATATTCCGACTCCTGATGAAAAAAGTAATTATTTGCCAAGTTATCGCTATGCTGAAGTATTCTACGAAGACGATGACATTGCGATTATTAAAAAACCTAAAGGTGTTAAAACACATCCAAATGATCTAAAAGAAAGCAACACCTTAATGAATCATGTCATTTACACAATTGATAGTGATTATGCAGAACCCATTCATCGTTTAGATCAAGAAACTGTCGGTCTATTAATCGTAGCTAAAAACCCATTGATGAAAAAGTTATTAGATCGTATGTTGGAAGATAATCAAATCTCTAGAATTTATAAAGCACGTGTCAAAAGCCAGCTGCCTTTGAAGCCGCAGACAATTGATAAACCGATTGGAAAAGATAAATTCCATTCAAATCGCCGTCGTGTTTCACCAACTGGCCAACATGCAATTACACATATTTTAAATTCTAGAATGATTAAAGAAAATGAATGCGAATTAGACATCAAACTCGATACTGGACGTACACATCAAATCCGTGTGCATTTAGCTGCTATTGGCCACCCTGTCTTAGGTGATCCGCTTTATGGAGATTCTAAATTAAGACAGTTGCAATTGCATAGTCATCAAATTGAATTCACACACCCACTAACAAAAGAAAAAATCTCAGTTTCATTAGATGATGAAAAATAA
- a CDS encoding GAF domain-containing sensor histidine kinase, with protein sequence MVKPTRLALLKEIAEYLNEETEIYAMMHGALKRLIEGSSFSTGWIFFINADGIQEMVADYHLPQSLMKEDCKSMSEGTCWCVQAYNSQRLTKASNIIHCSRISAANKKYHNESEGITHHATVPLRSGNEKFGLLNVASPYTEKYSEEDLELLESVAFQIGSTIKRIELTNQEKEAARLNERNRLARDLHDSVNQMLFSLKITAHAAYGMTDEPIAKKAFQTIETTSQQAVNEMRALIWQLKPVGLEHGLVSAVKRYCELIGIQPKIHVEGLINLSSSIEEHVYRIVQEAVNNIKKHAQTDNVDIKLIQENNIFTVSISDQGTGFNSEFISEESHGIHNMKQRIKQIHGELDIQSTIGKGTHISMKIPVIRIDKE encoded by the coding sequence ATGGTTAAACCTACACGTCTGGCATTATTGAAAGAAATAGCTGAATATTTGAATGAAGAGACTGAAATCTATGCGATGATGCATGGTGCTTTAAAACGTTTAATTGAGGGCAGCTCTTTTTCTACAGGATGGATTTTCTTTATAAATGCAGATGGTATTCAAGAAATGGTAGCGGATTACCATCTTCCTCAATCGCTTATGAAGGAAGATTGCAAAAGCATGAGCGAAGGTACTTGTTGGTGTGTTCAAGCTTATAATAGCCAGCGATTGACGAAAGCTTCAAACATTATACATTGCTCGAGAATCAGTGCAGCTAATAAGAAATATCATAATGAATCGGAAGGCATAACACATCATGCAACAGTACCGCTTCGCTCAGGCAATGAAAAATTCGGGTTATTAAATGTTGCCTCTCCATATACAGAAAAATATTCTGAAGAAGATTTGGAACTGCTCGAATCAGTTGCTTTTCAAATCGGTTCAACAATTAAACGTATTGAACTGACAAATCAAGAAAAAGAAGCTGCCCGTTTGAATGAAAGAAACCGATTAGCGCGTGATTTACATGATTCAGTTAATCAGATGTTGTTTTCATTAAAAATAACTGCACACGCAGCATATGGAATGACAGATGAACCCATTGCTAAAAAAGCATTTCAAACTATAGAAACAACTAGCCAACAAGCTGTAAATGAAATGCGTGCATTAATATGGCAATTGAAACCCGTTGGATTAGAACATGGTCTTGTAAGTGCAGTAAAGCGTTACTGCGAATTGATTGGCATACAGCCTAAAATACATGTAGAAGGTCTGATAAATTTATCCAGCAGTATAGAAGAGCATGTATATAGAATTGTGCAAGAAGCGGTAAATAATATCAAAAAGCATGCGCAGACAGATAACGTTGATATAAAATTGATACAAGAGAATAATATATTTACCGTCAGTATCAGCGACCAAGGAACAGGGTTTAATTCCGAATTTATAAGTGAAGAATCGCATGGCATACACAATATGAAACAAAGAATTAAACAAATCCATGGGGAATTGGATATACAATCTACTATAGGCAAAGGGACTCATATAAGTATGAAGATTCCTGTGATTAGAATAGATAAGGAGTAA
- a CDS encoding response regulator has translation MANRVTLIDDHYIVRQGLEFLISTIEDLTIEGSYSNGKQFFEELKAQNIQPDIVLLDLVMPEMNGIEVTEKLKKEYPSIKILVLTSYADDEHVISAINKGADGYEMKDVEPDVLIESIHKVLEGAKIIHPEVQKVIEDVAKKPHHINKLSNRETEVLKEMAKGKTNKEIAETLFVSEKTVKTHVSHIFSKLQVTDRTQAAIYAMENKLI, from the coding sequence ATGGCAAATCGCGTAACATTAATAGATGATCATTACATCGTTAGACAAGGTTTAGAGTTTTTAATTTCTACCATAGAAGATTTAACGATTGAAGGATCCTATTCAAATGGAAAACAGTTCTTTGAAGAATTAAAAGCACAAAATATACAACCTGATATTGTACTACTAGATCTTGTTATGCCTGAAATGAATGGAATAGAAGTAACCGAAAAATTAAAAAAAGAGTATCCATCTATTAAAATTTTAGTTTTAACAAGTTATGCAGATGATGAGCATGTGATTTCAGCAATCAATAAAGGTGCAGATGGCTATGAAATGAAAGATGTAGAACCAGATGTGCTTATTGAATCTATACATAAAGTGTTAGAAGGCGCTAAGATAATACACCCAGAAGTACAAAAGGTAATTGAGGATGTGGCTAAAAAACCCCACCACATTAACAAGTTATCTAATCGAGAAACAGAAGTATTAAAAGAAATGGCTAAAGGTAAAACGAATAAAGAAATTGCTGAAACATTATTTGTTTCAGAAAAAACAGTGAAGACACATGTGAGTCATATATTTTCAAAATTACAGGTTACAGATAGAACACAAGCAGCAATTTATGCAATGGAAAATAAATTAATTTAA